In the genome of Streptomyces sp. SAI-127, the window CCAGACGCGCTTCGGGTCGTGCAGCTCGTCCAGGGAGATCGGGGAGGTGTGGAGAGTGTCGGCCAGGACGTCCCAGTCGTCGTGGGCCAGGCCCAGCATGCGGCGGACGCGGTGACGGCCGAACAGCAGAGGATGCGTGGAGTACGGGGGTTCCGGTACGTCCGTGAGGAGCACCCTCGCGCCCTCCGTGAACGTCTCCTGCGCCTGCTCCAGCTCGTCGTGGGACTCCAGGGCCTCCGCGACGATCACCCAGGGGGCCGGGTCCCGGGGGGCCGCCACGCGGACGCCCTCGATGATCGCGCGGGCCTCGGCCTCATGGCCGTACTCCCAGAGGTTCGCGGCCTTGAGGGCTCGTACCAGATGGGGGTTCTCCAGGTCCTGGGACGAGGACAGCAACCGGTCGTAGAGGGAGGACGCGGAGGGGCGGTCGCCGGCCAGTTCCAGATGGGCCGCGGCCTGCAGGAGCAGGGCTTCGGCGTCCTCGGGATACCGGTCGGCGGTCCGCTCCAGGCGCGCCGCTTCGGCGTTGTGGTCGACGTTCTCGGCAGGCGTGTCGGGGCGCATGGGTGACACCGTACTGCCGATCAGTGACAAAGAAGAGGGAGGTGCAGGCCAGGGCCCGGTTAACAGGAGAAGAGCCCGGGTCCCGGCCCGCACGCCCCGTCTCAGATCGTCACGCCGTCGATCTGCAGCGTCTGTACCGCCTTCGCCGCGAAGGGCACGGCCACCGACTTTCCGCTCAGGAAGGTGTTGGAGTACGACACGTACTTGTCGCCGCCCGTCGTCACCGTGTTCCAGCGCGGGACCAGGCCGCCCGAGCCGCCCGTGACCGTCGTGAAGCGGGACAGGTCGAAGGTCAGGGTCTGGGCCGACGTGGAGGTGTTCAGGGCCACGATGACCAGGCGCTTGGCCGAGGAGTCGTAGGCCGCGACGGCGTTGCTCACGCCCGTGTCGATGATCTTCATCCCGGGGCGGATGTGCCGGGCGAACTGGGCCATGACGTAGTACTTCGTCTGGACCGAGGTCGGCTGGAGGGTGTTCTGGTCGTACGCGATCATCGCCCAGCCTGTCGACGGGTCCATGACCTGCCAGTAGACCCAGGCCGTGGGGTGCAGCCAGCGGAAGTCGTAGAGGAGGTTGAAGGCCATGGTGTAGCCGGTGCCGTCGCTGTCGCCGGTCTCGGAGTTCCACAGCTTCTTGCCGGCCGTGGTCACGACGTCCGTGTACAGGAGGTCCCTGCGGCCGCCCGAGCCCTGGTAGCCGTGCACGTTGACCTGGTTGACGTACCCCTTCGTGGTCGAGCTGAAGGAGTTCCAGGTGGTGCGGGCGAGGTCGTAACTCGTCTCGTCGGAGGCCGAGATCTTCACGCCGGTCAGCCCGCGGTTGTTCAACTCGCTGCGCAGGTACGGCAGTACGGCCGACTGGACCGTCGCGTCCATGTGGCAGCCCTCCTGCGTGCCGGTCGCCGTCCACCAGGACGAGGAGGGCTCGTTGAAGGCGTCGACCGTCGAGAAGTTCACGCCCCAGTTGTTCTTGGCGTACAGCGCCGTGGCCGCCAGGTGGGAGGCGTGCTGGCGGTAGTTCCAGGACTGGAGGTTGTTGCCGCCGTCGGAGGCGCCGGAGGGGTTGTGGTTCAGGCACATCCACCACATGGGGGAGTTGGCGAACAGCTCGCTGACGGCCCCTCGTTGCGTGGCCTTCACCAGCATCGCCCGCTGGTTCGCGTCCGCCGTCCAGTCCCACGCCGAGGACGTCGGGTCCTCGTTGTTCCAGTCCTGCCAGAAGCCCTCGATCTGCTTGAAGGCGGGGATGTTCGGCGAGGCGGTCATCGACGTGCCGCCCACGGAGTTCCAGCTGGACGCGCCCAGGTTGTAGCGGGCGATGTTGAGGCCGAGGCCGGGGAGTGAAGTGCCGTTGTAGGACGTCGACTTGGTGGTGAAGAAGATGTCGGCGAAGTCGTCCCGGGCGCCGAACACGTTGGCCCACCAGGCCAGGGAGGTGCCCCAGCCCTCCCAGGTGCCGTACGACGTCCCCGGGCTGACCGCGATCGTTGCGTCCGCACGGGCGGTACCGGTGGCCAGCGCGCTGCCGAGGAGGGTGCCTCCTGCGGCTGTCAGCAGCGTTCTGCGTCGGATCATGGCTACTCCGAACTCCGATGGATCGACGCGGCCTTCTGACCCGCGTCGTGGCCTGCCCCGTTCATGCCACGACGAAGCATCGGGTGTGGCCAGTGGGGTTGTCGAGAGTTCTGACAGCCCTTCCTAAAACCTGTGGAGGAAGTTCGGTATGCCGGACACGCCGACCGCTCGGCCGGCTCCCCGCCGCCCGCTCCGCCCGCTCTACGAGGCGTTCGGCACTGGTGAGTTGGAGGCCCGGCCCTTATCGTGCGGGCGGCCCCGTCGGAGGAGGCGTGAGGTATGCGGCAGCGCGTCATGCACCACGGAGCCCGGCGCCGGCGCGAGCGTCGCCGCCGCGCGGTGTGGACCGGCGGCGAACTCCTGGTCAGCGCGGGCGTCGTCCTGCTGCTGCTCGTCGTGCACCAGCTGTGGTGGACCAACCGGGAGGCCAAGGAGGGCGCTCAGCGTGGGGTGGAGGCGCTGGAGCGGGATTGGGGGCGGGGCGGGGGAGCCGATTCGGATACGGCCGCCGGCTCCGGGCCACCGGCCGCGTCCTCTTCTACGGCTTCTACGACGTCCCCGGGCTCGCGCGCCGAGCGGGATCTCCGCGCTGCCGCCTCGGACCCCGCCGCCCTGACGCCGGACCGGTCCCAGGCGTACGCCATCCTCACCGTCCCGCGTCTCCACCTCCGCGTGCCCGTCGCCGAGGGCGTCGGCAAGCGGAGCGTGCTCAACAAGGGGTACGTCGGCCACTACCCCGGCACCGGACAGCCGGGCCGGGCCGGGAACTTCGCGCTTGCCGGGCACCGCAACACCCACGGCGAGCCCTTCCGGTACATCAACCGGCTCGCGCCAGGGGAC includes:
- a CDS encoding beta-1,6-galactanase — encoded protein: MIRRRTLLTAAGGTLLGSALATGTARADATIAVSPGTSYGTWEGWGTSLAWWANVFGARDDFADIFFTTKSTSYNGTSLPGLGLNIARYNLGASSWNSVGGTSMTASPNIPAFKQIEGFWQDWNNEDPTSSAWDWTADANQRAMLVKATQRGAVSELFANSPMWWMCLNHNPSGASDGGNNLQSWNYRQHASHLAATALYAKNNWGVNFSTVDAFNEPSSSWWTATGTQEGCHMDATVQSAVLPYLRSELNNRGLTGVKISASDETSYDLARTTWNSFSSTTKGYVNQVNVHGYQGSGGRRDLLYTDVVTTAGKKLWNSETGDSDGTGYTMAFNLLYDFRWLHPTAWVYWQVMDPSTGWAMIAYDQNTLQPTSVQTKYYVMAQFARHIRPGMKIIDTGVSNAVAAYDSSAKRLVIVALNTSTSAQTLTFDLSRFTTVTGGSGGLVPRWNTVTTGGDKYVSYSNTFLSGKSVAVPFAAKAVQTLQIDGVTI
- a CDS encoding SEC-C domain-containing protein produces the protein MRPDTPAENVDHNAEAARLERTADRYPEDAEALLLQAAAHLELAGDRPSASSLYDRLLSSSQDLENPHLVRALKAANLWEYGHEAEARAIIEGVRVAAPRDPAPWVIVAEALESHDELEQAQETFTEGARVLLTDVPEPPYSTHPLLFGRHRVRRMLGLAHDDWDVLADTLHTSPISLDELHDPKRVWSLGSENPAELEAEISRLRAELGTFREALSRPFPVAVLHWPASELTELVDAYPSLSSEYPSHEEHLATIEASLRELSASGTANLGIVTGTVPSYEAFAASELMSPAEAALLPQYATTLAARGRAVEWPPQRGTACWCGSGRVYGECHGE
- a CDS encoding class E sortase, yielding MRQRVMHHGARRRRERRRRAVWTGGELLVSAGVVLLLLVVHQLWWTNREAKEGAQRGVEALERDWGRGGGADSDTAAGSGPPAASSSTASTTSPGSRAERDLRAAASDPAALTPDRSQAYAILTVPRLHLRVPVAEGVGKRSVLNKGYVGHYPGTGQPGRAGNFALAGHRNTHGEPFRYINRLAPGDTVRVETRSAVYTYAVDRTLRQTSARDSGVLRPVPRSTVHPTYGYTAPGYYLTLTTCTPEYTSRYRLVVWGKLVSMRPR